Part of the bacterium genome, CATCGCGGACCCGCGGCACGCCGAGCGTCTCGTAGCACTGGGGGTGAAGCGATTCGGCCGCATCGATCTCCTCGTGAACAACGCGTCGACGCTCGGCCCGACCCCGATGCCGCGTCTGGAGGTGCTTCCCCCCGAGGCGCTCGACCGCGTCATCCGGGTGAACGTCTCGGCGCCGCTGCATCTCCTGCAACTCGTGCTCCCCCAGATGACAGCCAGGAGGGAGGGGACGATTGTCAACGTCACCTCGGACGCCGCGGTGCAGGCCTATGCCGGATGGGGCGGGTACGGGGTGAGCAAAGCCGCGCTCGAGCATCTATCGCGCGTGCTGGCGGTGGAGATCGCGGGGAGCGGCGTCCGCATCTACGTCGTCGATCCAGGGGAGATGAACACACAAATGTACCGCGACGCATCGCCCGGGGCGGACCTCTCTGCGCTCCCCGGGCCGGAGAGGGCGGCGGCGCGGTTGGTGGATCTGGTGGAGTACGAGACCGAGCCGTTCGGGCGGTTCGAACTCCAGGCGTGGAAGGCCCGCGGCCCCGCACCGACGGTCGCGTCGGTGGAGAGGGGGTAGCGATGGCGGTCCTTGTTCAGCCTCCCATCGAGTTCACGCTTCCCCCAGACCTGGAGGCGCACGTCCCGCCCGAGGCGCGCGGCCTGGCACGAGATCAGGTCCGGCTGATGGTGACGGACCGCCGGACCGGCGCCATCGTCCACACCAGGTTTTCTGCCCTGCCCGAGTTCCTTCAGGCCGGGGATCTCGTGGTCATCAATATCTCGGCTACCCTTCCCGCGGCGCTGGACGCGCACCGGGGCGACGGACGCGCGCTCGCGCTGCACCTGTCCACGCACCTCCCCGGCGACGTGTGGGTCGTCGAGCCCAGGAGAACCCCGCTCTCACCCGGGGAGACGCTCTTCCTGGCGGAAGGCGGCCGGGCCGCGATGCTCATGCCATACCGGCGTTCGGGCCGGCTGTGGCTCGCGCATCTCGATGTCCCGGCGCCCATCGTCGAGTATCTCCACCGATGGGGCCGTCCCATCGCGTATCCGTACGTCTGGGGAACGTGGCCCCTCTCGATGTATCAGACCGTGTACGCTGAGGTGCCGGGATCGGCGGAGATGCCGTCTGCGGGACGACCGTTTACGCGAGACGTCCTCGCGAGGCTGCGCGAGAAGGGGGTCGGAATCGCCAAGATGGTCCTCCACGCGGGGGTGGCGAGTCCTGAGCGCGACGAGTCCCCATACGAGGAGTTCTTTGACGTGCCCGTGGCGACGGCCGAGGCCGTCCGGGTCGCGAGGCGCAGCGGCGGCCGGGTGATCGCAGTCGGCACCACGGTCGTGCGGGCGCTCGAGAGCTCCCTGGACCCCGGAGGGGACGTGGTGGCCTCTCGGGGGTGGACTGATGTAGTCGTCACGCCGGAACGCGGTGTCCGCAGCACCGACGGGCTGTTGACGGGGTTGCACGAGCCACGGGCGTCGCACTGGGCGATGCTCGAGGCCGTCGCGGGCCGGGCGGTGCTGGCCCGGTCGTACCGGGCGGCCCTTGAGGCGGGGTATCTCTGGCACGAGTTCGGCGATCTTCAACTCCTGCTGTAAGCCTCTCCGATCACGTCGTGCGGCGGGCCGTGATGTGCACGTCGACGACGACGTCATCGTCGACCCTGAAGACCCCGAGGAGGGATGGCGGCTCGAAGCCGAAGTCCGTCATCCGGACCGTGGTGCTGAGGGCGCTGGTGAGCGTCGCCCCCTCGATGACGACGGTTCCGGCGAACGTGACCGGTTGCGTGACCGTGCGCACCGTGAGGAATCCGGTG contains:
- a CDS encoding SDR family oxidoreductase, giving the protein MRQEMVALVTGASRGLGLEVARLLARRGARLILTARGGEALERAAIGLAERENLVALPGDIADPRHAERLVALGVKRFGRIDLLVNNASTLGPTPMPRLEVLPPEALDRVIRVNVSAPLHLLQLVLPQMTARREGTIVNVTSDAAVQAYAGWGGYGVSKAALEHLSRVLAVEIAGSGVRIYVVDPGEMNTQMYRDASPGADLSALPGPERAAARLVDLVEYETEPFGRFELQAWKARGPAPTVASVERG
- a CDS encoding S-adenosylmethionine:tRNA ribosyltransferase-isomerase; protein product: MAVLVQPPIEFTLPPDLEAHVPPEARGLARDQVRLMVTDRRTGAIVHTRFSALPEFLQAGDLVVINISATLPAALDAHRGDGRALALHLSTHLPGDVWVVEPRRTPLSPGETLFLAEGGRAAMLMPYRRSGRLWLAHLDVPAPIVEYLHRWGRPIAYPYVWGTWPLSMYQTVYAEVPGSAEMPSAGRPFTRDVLARLREKGVGIAKMVLHAGVASPERDESPYEEFFDVPVATAEAVRVARRSGGRVIAVGTTVVRALESSLDPGGDVVASRGWTDVVVTPERGVRSTDGLLTGLHEPRASHWAMLEAVAGRAVLARSYRAALEAGYLWHEFGDLQLLL